Genomic DNA from Salvia miltiorrhiza cultivar Shanhuang (shh) unplaced genomic scaffold, IMPLAD_Smil_shh fragScaff_scaffold_107_1, whole genome shotgun sequence:
GAATACTGTCAATATTCAGATTTCTAAACACACAAAACATGTGCTTACACGGCAATCCTCTCCTGGTGAACATAAGGCAGGTGCAAGACACTTCATCCTCATCTTTCATATTGCGAACCAAGAAGACACCATCTACATTGTCGTCAACTTCATAGATTGTGTTGTTGCCTTCAGAGTATATCTTGTGTATTCCACAAGCCTTGCTTGCATGGTCTATTTCATCCTGTACTTGTTTGAAAACAGCATTAGTGTAGACAACAGATGCATTCGTTTCGATGGGTAGGTTTGTCACCATACCGGGTGAACGTGTCTCATCATCATGAGTTGCTAGTTTGTAGTTATACCTCTGTACATCTAGACCACTGCAGTAATTGGTATAAAGTAATACCAGATCAGATGTTTTGTTGATAAACCTTTTAAAGTAACTGTTCTCGCTTTCAGATGCAGAAGTTGTACGGAATAAGCCGCTCATAGGTATTTCTCTAAAATATGCTGGGATCCAGAAAGATCTGTCATCGAAAATGTCATTGAACCATTTAATCGACGAGAGATCAAACTCCTCAATCATATTTTTCCATTTCTCCTCAAAAACCGAGACATCATCATGATCTGTCCAAACAATACTAGCATAAGTAGACTTGAAATTGGTATCTTCTCTCAATCTTGGTGGCACTTTCTCAGCAACTTTAATATTTATGTGCCACATGCAAAACCTGTGGCGAGTTTCTTTCCAACAAGATGCAACGGCATTTTTGAGTGCTGGATCTTGGTCCGTGATTATGATCTTTGGTGCATGGCCCATTATTTGAACAAACCGCTCCAAAACCCAGGAATATGATTCTGTGTCCTCATGTGATATTAATGCAGCACCAAATGATACGCATTTTCCATGGTTGTCCTTACCAGTGAAGGGAGTAAAAATCAACTTGTACCTGCAGTattgtttcaaaaaaataatcatcAACGTAAACGTTATGTTTAATCTTCAAACAAAACTTAATAGCTAATAATTTCACAATCAACAGCACCTGTTAGTATTATAAGTGGCATCAAAAGACACAGCCTCTCCAAACAAGCTAAAATTCTTTATTGATGTCTGATCAGCCCAAATTATCCGACACAATTTATTCTCTTCATCTACGTCGTGGAAGAACTTAAAACCGTTTCCAAGTTCCTGCTTATTCGTAAATGTTTCCAATAACATATGTGCATCGGATCCTTTGGAATGCACTTTCAAATCCCTAGCAAAATTCTTGAAATCATTACTTGTGCATCCAACTCGATCGTAACTGCCCATTATCTCTCTGAACATACGGAATGAACGCATGGGACCAATATTCGCCTTTATTCCAGATATTATGAATCTTTGTTGAAATTCATCCACATTCCTATTACTTTGCATAAGGTCTCTGGTTGGTAGTGGAACCATGGAATGTGTATGACCCTCCCAAAATTCAGCAAACTTGTAGCAGTTTCCCAACACAATCTTAATTATAACTTTAGCTTTACAATCAACCTTGCAAGATGTTGTCTTGCGTTTCTTTGTGCCCTTATCACTGAAACGCACTCGAGGTTCTTTTGCCTTTTTCCATACTCCTTCTCTCTTACAAACCACATATTGCCTGGTAATTATATCATCTTTATTTTTCCTGTTTGTGCTCATTCGGGTGTCAAATCCACAAAGTTTGGCATAATCCTTGTAAAACTCAACAGCTTCATGCAATGTACTAAATATCATGCCATTGCGAGGTTTCTGCGAATCATCGCAAGGAGGATAACACAATTGACCATCTGGTGTTCTTGAATATGTGAATTCTGCAAATGGTAAATGTAAGGGTCAATATAATGAATACGAGCATGGCCTCTGAACTTATGAACGGTGTAGGGTTCATAAAAAAATGCTAGTGAACATACTTATACTACCTATAAGTTTGATGTTTAAGTGTAAGTTTAATGAATACGGACATGATCTGTATATTGATGCACCAAATTCGGGTCATAAAAAATTGTGAATGAACATAGTTATAATGCCTATCAGTTTTAACATGAAAACAAAAACTACGAAGAAACAGTGCCAAAATATGATCAATGTGACATCCGGATAACAATATAAAGGaacataaaacaaataaacacgtAATGTGTGTTTGAAAAGTATGAGTAAAAACACGTATAACAGTTCGAACAAATAATGTTTAACAGTTCGAACGAAAATTGTCGTTCATACCGGTTGAATTTAATAACAGTTCGAACGAAATTTAATAACAGTTCACATAGAATAATTCACAGTTCGAACGAAATTTCTACGTATAAACAccaaattttcatatatatgcaACATGTATAACAGTTCGAACGAAATCGATTTCACATAGAATAAATAACCTTGATTCTCCATAAAATATTCTGCAAAAACTCGAAATTTTCTTCAATGGTGTACTGGTTTTGAAACGATGAATATGAGAAACAATGCAGCTAATACGTTTCTAAATTGTAACAAACATATCTTAATAATTATTTACCATAAATAAGAGATTTGATATGATTCATATCTATCTAATAACGGTTGTGAATAAAATAGTTATTTACATTCTTAGCCTTTGTGAATTAAAATGGCCGAAAATTGACTAATCATATCAAATAATTGAGGACCGCAAGATTACATGGATTCAATGCTTTAGATTTGGTCTTCGTTCTCtgtataggggagtggtcttcattgaactctcccctatatatatatatatatatatatatagggttacaTTCAGCAAAGTCTAATCCCTATAGACAGAATAAAGACCATATCTGGATCGttcattcatcacaaaataACGGTTGAGATTGATTGCCAATGCTTgagttttaaatatataaatttcattaaaatgatTTGTTCGGCAGGAGAAGGTTACTATTGTAATTTTCAATTCAGATGAATCGTTCGTCAACTATCAAATCCCGCAAAAAGCTCTGT
This window encodes:
- the LOC131002329 gene encoding protein FAR1-RELATED SEQUENCE 5-like, which gives rise to MIFSTLHEAVEFYKDYAKLCGFDTRMSTNRKNKDDIITRQYVVCKREGVWKKAKEPRVRFSDKGTKKRKTTSCKVDCKAKVIIKIVLGNCYKFAEFWEGHTHSMVPLPTRDLMQSNRNVDEFQQRFIISGIKANIGPMRSFRMFREIMGSYDRVGCTSNDFKNFARDLKVHSKGSDAHMLLETFTNKQELGNGFKFFHDVDEENKLCRIIWADQTSIKNFSLFGEAVSFDATYNTNRYKLIFTPFTGKDNHGKCVSFGAALISHEDTESYSWVLERFVQIMGHAPKIIITDQDPALKNAVASCWKETRHRFCMWHINIKVAEKVPPRLREDTNFKSTYASIVWTDHDDVSVFEEKWKNMIEEFDLSSIKWFNDIFDDRSFWIPAYFREIPMSGLFRTTSASESENSYFKRFINKTSDLVLLYTNYCSGLDVQRYNYKLATHDDETRSPGMVTNLPIETNASVVYTNAVFKQVQDEIDHASKACGIHKIYSEGNNTIYEVDDNVDGVFLVRNMKDEDEVSCTCLMFTRRGLPCKHMFCVFRNLNIDSIPQKYIAVRWCKFSILCPNESYEVQPPNSGQNISNWDFRIFKAVSESISHVSGNEELYEQLYNDIIEVRDKFSKIGATITPACSKTRLFNEFYGAAPTESPSVLPPDIAKTKGSGAGGRRKSEKEKALILANKPKRLCRKCKTIGHHDSRNCPTKDINS